From the Musa acuminata AAA Group cultivar baxijiao chromosome BXJ3-1, Cavendish_Baxijiao_AAA, whole genome shotgun sequence genome, the window GCGGCCGTTGCCGCCTCCAACCCACCCTCCGTCTTGAACCCAACCAAGCGTCGCCGGACTACCAAGCGTCGCCGGACTACCAAGCGCGGCAAGAACCCGCCTCCTCTGGCGTCCGACTCCGAGGTTGTGCGATGGAACAAGGACATCACCGCCCACATGCGCCACGGCCgaatggccgccgccgccgccatcttCCGCCGCATGCCCCGATGCACCACCGTCTCATGGAACGCCATGCTCTCCGGATACCTCTCCAACGGCTGCTTCTCCCTCGCCCTCCGCCTGTTCGACGCCATTCCGGACCCGGATCTTGTGTCCTTCAACACTATGATCCACGGCTATGTCCTCAACCGCGACCTTGCCTCCGCCCGCCGCCTCTTCGACCAAATGCCCGTGAAGGGCACCGTCACTTGGAACACCATGATCTCCGCTTACGCCCAGAGCGGCCTCGTCGAGGAGGCTCGCGAGATCTTCGACCGCACGCCCCACAAGAATGCCATCTCTTGGAACGCCATCCTTGCTGCCTACGTGCAGAACGGACGCCTGGAGTTGGCGCGGCGGCTCTTTGACTCGAATTCTGACTGGGGGACCGTATCTTGGAATGCGATGATCGCTGGTTATGTGCAAAGGAGGAGTCTTGCCGAAGCCCTGCAGCTCTTTGATCGGATGCCGGAGAGGGACATCGTTTCGTGGAACACCTTAATCTCGGGTTATGCCCAGAATGGGGATATGTCTGTAGCAACGAGGCTTTTTGACGAATCTCCTTCTCGGGATGTCTTCACTTGGACTGCCATGGTTTCTGGGTATGCACAGAATGGGATGCTGGAAGACGCAAGGAGGGTGTTTGACGAGATGCCAGAGAGGAACTCAGTTTCATGGAATGCCATGATTGCAGCATACGTGCAGTGCCAGAAGATGGATCAGGCAAAGGAACTGTTCGATGTGATGCCTTGTAGGAATGTCAACTCCTGGAACTCGATGATTACTGGGTATGCTCAGGCTGGGATGGTCGAACGGGCAAGGTGGATCTTTGATACAATGCCACAAAGGGATTCAGTCTCATGGGCTGCCATGATTGCTGGTTATTCTCAGGAGGGGTCCAGTGAGGAAGCTCTGCAGCTGTTCATAGAGATGGGTAGGTATGGTGAGAGAATAAATAGGTCGTCATTTACATGTGTGTTGAGCACATGTGCTGACATTTCGATGTTGGAGTGTGGCAAACAAGTGCATGGGAGGCTTGTTAAGGCTGGATATGGAATGGGCTGCTTTGTTGGAAATGCCCTCCTTGCAATGTATTGCAAATGTGGGAGCATAGATGAGGCCTACGAGGCATTCGAGGAGATGACAGAGAAGGATGTGGTTTCATGGAACACTATGATCGCTGGTTATGCTCGACATGGGTATGGAAAGGAGGCATTAAAAGTCTTCAATTTGATGAGAATGACAGATACAAGACCAGATGATGTGACCATGGTAAGTGGTTTTGTGGTTAATATACTGCAGACTCTTTTGCACTATACCAGTAGAGTTACCTATTTTGCCTGGCTGACACGAGCCAAAACCCTAAACTAACTAGTCACTGAAAACAGAAATTAGAGATCATGAAAGGAAAGTAATGTacttgatgatgcaaggatgaATCATCTGATCaaataaaagatattaaaatGTAGTGGACATCACCAGTAATAGTGGTATTAAATCAAACTACGATAATAGACGGAGTCAACATACAGTTACCATATAACTTTAATCGTCTTAATCTTTTTTGTCTAGGAACCACATGAGTAGTAAGCATCAACTGCTGGCTATTTGAAGATCCTTTTCCATTTCTTACTCAGTTCTTTTTTCATACTTGATATTAGCTGTAGATGACtatattattattactactatTATTTTTGCAGCTGTACCTATGCAGCCATCTTATTCTTTCTTTTAGTATATGTTAAACCTTCTGAATCACTAGTCGCCTTATAACAATAGTATATTCAATATACAAATTACATTGCCTTTTTGGAATTGTCTGATTGTAAAAGATtcatttgtgttgaaaatttttatcttaCAAAGTTTAATTTTAATGCACAATCTTCCATTTCGCTCACTAGATCTTGAGGTGCATTCTGTTGGTATGTAACTGGGCTTCTTATCAAGCACACTTTTTCTGTGCTGAAATGACCTCCCTAAGTTTCATATTCTCATCCATCTTCAACTTTTTAGGTCGGAGTCTTATCTGCATGTAGTCATGCTGGATTGGTGGATAAAGGCATCAATTACTTTTATACTATGCATAGAGATTTTGGTGTAACAGCAAAAGCAGAACACTATACTTGCATGATAGATCTTCTTGGCAGAGCTGGACGTCTAGATGATGCTCAGGCTCTTATGAAGGACATGCCATTTGAACCAGATGCAACTATGTGGGGTGCATTATTGGGTGCAAGCAGGATTCATAGGAACACTGAACTGGGAGAGAAGGCAGCAAAAAGGATCTTTGAGATGGAACCTGATAATGCTGGAATGTACGTACTTCTTTCAAATATATATGCAACATCTGGTAAATGGGCTAATGTCAATAAGATGAGAGTGATGATGCGGGAAAGGGGTGTCAAAAAGGTACCTGGTTTTAGTTGGATTGAGGCAAACAATAAAGTGCATACATTTTCTGTTGGGGACATGCTGCACCCTGATAAGGATAAGATATATGCTTTTCTTGAGGAATTGGATATGAAAATGAAAAAGGAAGGCTATGTATCAGCTACAGAAATGGTTTTGCATGAcgtggaagaggaagagaaagaacacATGCTCAAATATCACAGTGAAAAGCTAGCAGTTGCATTTGGTATTTTAAATGTGCCATCCCGAAGGCCAATTCGAGTAATCAAGAACCTTAGAGTATGTGAAGACTGTCACAATGCTGTTAAGTTCATATCTGTGATCGAGAATAGATTGATCATTTTGCGAGATTCTAACCGTTTTCACCATTTTAGTGGTGGCTCATGTTCATGTGGGGATTACTGGTGACATGTATAAGGTGTTTCGATGAAGACTAGAGTATTTTTGCTGGTGTTTCAACATATAAGGTGTTTCAAGAGAAAACTGTAAGAAAGTTCCTGGCTGTACGTGAATACTAGAAAATTTTCACTGGCAGGTGTTTCAATAAGCTGGAAAGACGAGTTTAACATGGACAAGTTGTTTGAAAAGGAAGGCTAAATTGCAGCATGTATGAGGGGAATAACCAGGTTTGTTACAAATTTATGTGCCCATAAATTATGGATACAGTGCCTTTTCTTTTCAACAGTAATGGCTGCACTTTCTTCTATCGGTGGAATATGATTGCTCATACACTGAACCAACAGAACTGAGCAGCTATTATGTGATCATCAATCTTGATATCCCAGCCGAAAGGATACCTGTCAACAGAAAGAAGTTCAACATCAACCTGTTACCAATTTTGAAGATAAAAGATAGATGAAATGATCCAGAAGGATCCTCGCACGCCAACGCCATCCAGTATATACACGACAACTGAAGGCAACATATTATATTATACTTAGAGCTGCCCATCACACTTAAATGGGATTTCAACTACAGTTTGGTAGATCCAAGAAAAAGAGAACGGTGAGTTGAATGCATAGAACTTCTAAAGCCACATCATAGAGATCCATCAGTGTAATAGTATTGTTGAATAATCATCAATACAAGAGATCGATGTGGAAGAATACCAGCAAGTAGGTAGTTCTTCTTTCTTCTAGATTTGCTATCCAATCCAGTGAAACACGTAAAATTTATATGCAATCTTGTGATACAGAATACATCATCTTGGATAGTTAATTATTTCTTTCATCTATAATTGTTATTTCACTTTTGTGAAACCTATAGAACTGCTTTGTAACTTTGTGAAACAGAATACATCACCTCGGAAAGATTGTTCTTTTTTTCGTCTAGAATTGCTATTAACCTTTGTGGAAACATGTAGCATTGCATAGGTCTTTCTTTCATCCTCGACATTGCTGGTGATCCTGATCTCAACAGCCATCTCACCACAGGGTCGGTCCTTCTCGAGGGGTCACTCTTGTCTGAGAATAGACTCCGTAGCCTTAAAATTTTTTTGGGCTGAGGTCTTTTTTCATATCAACGAGGAGCTACTAAGAGAGCCACACTAGACgggataaaataaaaaactatagATTTCATTGAGACCATAAGCATGATACCAAAGATTGTTATGATCTTAAAGTGCAAATCAAGGGGTGAGGTCACCTTAACAAGTATTTTTGCGacagataaaggagttatccctaTGTCATGAGGGGTCAATTAAAAGGTAGATCAACGTAATCATTGGTAGTCCCATGTCGGAACAAACGATTCGTTTATTAGAAAAGGAGTAATTAAAGGAgtaatgatgataatgatgcataggTCATCTCTGTTTAGATTCATAATGAACTTATCAAAGGAGTAATGATCGATATAGGTAGTTCCACCGATATACCTTTTTTTTATGTCTATCAGAAAATGGGTTTTGACATCTTCTACTTTGACTAATATCATGGGTGACTCTATCTCCTTGCTTGGGATGACTAATTTATATGTGACATTTGGCTTGCCtcgttaaaaaaatatcaaatcaaaatttttattggttAATATATCTTCGGTCTACACAGCCATTACAAGAAGGTTGAATCTGATCAAACTCCGAACTATAGTCTCAACTTACTGTA encodes:
- the LOC135583489 gene encoding pentatricopeptide repeat-containing protein At4g02750-like isoform X1 codes for the protein MIATGLRASLSIITLDFTRRFHAAVAASNPPSVLNPTKRRRTTKRRRTTKRGKNPPPLASDSEVVRWNKDITAHMRHGRMAAAAAIFRRMPRCTTVSWNAMLSGYLSNGCFSLALRLFDAIPDPDLVSFNTMIHGYVLNRDLASARRLFDQMPVKGTVTWNTMISAYAQSGLVEEAREIFDRTPHKNAISWNAILAAYVQNGRLELARRLFDSNSDWGTVSWNAMIAGYVQRRSLAEALQLFDRMPERDIVSWNTLISGYAQNGDMSVATRLFDESPSRDVFTWTAMVSGYAQNGMLEDARRVFDEMPERNSVSWNAMIAAYVQCQKMDQAKELFDVMPCRNVNSWNSMITGYAQAGMVERARWIFDTMPQRDSVSWAAMIAGYSQEGSSEEALQLFIEMGRYGERINRSSFTCVLSTCADISMLECGKQVHGRLVKAGYGMGCFVGNALLAMYCKCGSIDEAYEAFEEMTEKDVVSWNTMIAGYARHGYGKEALKVFNLMRMTDTRPDDVTMVGVLSACSHAGLVDKGINYFYTMHRDFGVTAKAEHYTCMIDLLGRAGRLDDAQALMKDMPFEPDATMWGALLGASRIHRNTELGEKAAKRIFEMEPDNAGMYVLLSNIYATSGKWANVNKMRVMMRERGVKKVPGFSWIEANNKVHTFSVGDMLHPDKDKIYAFLEELDMKMKKEGYVSATEMVLHDVEEEEKEHMLKYHSEKLAVAFGILNVPSRRPIRVIKNLRVCEDCHNAVKFISVIENRLIILRDSNRFHHFSGGSCSCGDYW
- the LOC135583489 gene encoding pentatricopeptide repeat-containing protein At4g02750-like isoform X2 codes for the protein MRHGRMAAAAAIFRRMPRCTTVSWNAMLSGYLSNGCFSLALRLFDAIPDPDLVSFNTMIHGYVLNRDLASARRLFDQMPVKGTVTWNTMISAYAQSGLVEEAREIFDRTPHKNAISWNAILAAYVQNGRLELARRLFDSNSDWGTVSWNAMIAGYVQRRSLAEALQLFDRMPERDIVSWNTLISGYAQNGDMSVATRLFDESPSRDVFTWTAMVSGYAQNGMLEDARRVFDEMPERNSVSWNAMIAAYVQCQKMDQAKELFDVMPCRNVNSWNSMITGYAQAGMVERARWIFDTMPQRDSVSWAAMIAGYSQEGSSEEALQLFIEMGRYGERINRSSFTCVLSTCADISMLECGKQVHGRLVKAGYGMGCFVGNALLAMYCKCGSIDEAYEAFEEMTEKDVVSWNTMIAGYARHGYGKEALKVFNLMRMTDTRPDDVTMVGVLSACSHAGLVDKGINYFYTMHRDFGVTAKAEHYTCMIDLLGRAGRLDDAQALMKDMPFEPDATMWGALLGASRIHRNTELGEKAAKRIFEMEPDNAGMYVLLSNIYATSGKWANVNKMRVMMRERGVKKVPGFSWIEANNKVHTFSVGDMLHPDKDKIYAFLEELDMKMKKEGYVSATEMVLHDVEEEEKEHMLKYHSEKLAVAFGILNVPSRRPIRVIKNLRVCEDCHNAVKFISVIENRLIILRDSNRFHHFSGGSCSCGDYW